The Mycolicibacterium flavescens genomic interval CCTGCTGACTTCGTCGCCAGTGCGGGGGTCCAGAACGGTCATTTCCATGGTCTGCGACACGCGAAGAGTGGTACCCGCTGCGATCGTGGTCAACCGCGCCACGCGCCGCGGCTTGGCGGCCCGGAGTGATCAGCCGTAGAGCTCTTCGAATTTGCGGATCGAACGTTCGATATCGCCTTTGACCGCGCGGGCCGCCGTCGCGCCGATGGGCCCGAACAGCGGCGCTCCCCCGAGGTTCATGGTGAGAGTGAACGCCGAACCGGCGTCGACCTCGGCGACCGTCATCGTGAGCCCGTACCTGGTGCCGCCGACACCTTTTCCGGTGACCTCGATCAGCTTGGGCGGGTCGAATTGCTTGATGGTCCACGTGACGCGGTTGCGCAACCCCTTGGCCCCCGCGACGCCGACAATCGTGGTGCCGACCGTCAGCTCGTCGGGCAGCTCGCTGCGCCAGCCTTCGTGCATGACCATCCAGTCCCCCAACGAGTTGAGATCCGATACGTGCTCCCATGCCTCCTGCGGAGTCAACGTGAGCTGACGCGACAACTCGAGTTTGGCCATCTTCGGATCGTAATCAGTTCAGCTCGGCGCGGGCAGGCGTAACACCAACCGGGCCCCTCCGAGTGGGCTGGCCTCCATCGCGGCCGTGCCGCCGTGCAACTCGGCCTGCTGGGCGACCAGCGCCAGCCCCAGCCCCGACCCGGATCGCGCCGCCGTCGAGCCGCGGGAGAACCGCTCAAACACGGCGGCGCGCTCCTCCTCGGGGATCCCCGAACCGTTGTCGTCGACGGTGATCTGCACGCCTTCACCGGAAGCGACCGCGCCGAGCTGGATTTCGGTGGCGTCGCCGTGCTTGATCGCGTTGGTGATCGCGTTGTCGACGACGAGGCGCAACCCGGCAGGCAGGCCCACCATGAGCACCGTCGTCGACGACGACAGCGACACCTTCAGCCCGGGATAGTTGCGCATCGCGTCGTGTGCGGCACGGTCCAGCAATTCGGTGATGTCGACGGGGACGAAGTCGTCGACGGTGGTCAGTTCGCCCTGCGCGAGTCGCTCCAACGCCGTCAGCGTCGCCTCGATCCGGCTCTGGGTGCGCATGACATCGGCGATCACCTCCTGGCGCTGCTCGTCACGCATCTGAAGCGTGGAGAGCACCTCGAGGTTGGTGCGCATCGCCGTAAGGGGTGTGCGGAGTTCGTGCGAGGCCACCGCGGCGAAATCCCGCGCCGACTCCAGTGCCGCACGCGTGCGCTGCTGTTCATCACCGATCCGGGCGAGCATCCCCTCGACGGCTTCGGCGATCTCGACGGCCTCCTGAACGCCGCGCACCTGAACCTCTTCCGGTTTGGACTGGGCGTTGATCGCGCGCGCCTGCTGGGCCAGCAAGCGGAACGGGTTGATCATGATCGACCACATGACCCACCCGACCAGCACGGTGCCCACGATCACGCCCCCGCAGATCAGCAGCACCCGTCGGTGCAGTTCGTCGATGCGGCGTTGCGTCTCGGCGAGCGGTGCGCCGATCGCGATCAACGCGTCGCCGGCGGTGAACGTCCGGACCCGGTATTCGACACCGTCGATGGTGGTGTCGGCGTAACCGACGTCGAACCGCGGCAACACGATGTTCTCCGGTATGGAGACCGTGATCTCGTCGACGCGGGCCGTGCGGACCAGGCCGCCGTCGGGGATGGGCGGGTTGACGTCGGCCTGTTGCGCGGTGCGCAGCAGTTCGCTGATGTCGCCGAGGCTGCTCACCGAGTCGAGGCGACGGTCCAGCTGGCTGTACTGGTCGTTGGTGACGCCGAACCACACCCACGCGCCCAGCGTGATCACCAACGCGACCACCGACAGCGCCGCGACGATCACGATGATGCGCAGTGACATCACGCGGGTCAGCAGCTGGTACAGGCGTCCACCGAGTCGCACGATCAGCAACGATAGGACGGATCAGACCCGTCGCGGCAGTTGCGCGCCGATCAATGGCGCAATCTTTTCCGCCATGTAGGTATGACCGGCGTCGGTGGGGTGCACGCCGTCGGGGCCGATGAGCTCGGGCCGGTCCACGAACCACCGGGCGGCGATCGGGTCGACGAACGTCGCGCCCGCCAGTTCGGCCTGATATTTGAGGGTGTCACGGATGCGCATGACGGCGGCGGGAACGTCGGCCGTCGGCCACGGCGGCCCGATCACGAGGAAGAGCGCGGACGGCGCGATCCGCCGGGCCAACAGGAACGTGCCGTAGACCAGCACCGACAACTGTGTCGGGTCGACGTTCTGATCGTTGCGCGAACCGAAGAACACCACCAGCGTGTCGTCGGGCTTGACCGTCGCGGCGGTCAGATCCTCGAAGAGGCTGCCCCGGTTGCCACGGGTGCCGTAGCCGGCTCCACCCTCGGCGCCGACGACCGCTGTGGTCGACAATCCCTGCTCGGCCAGGATCTGCCAGGCCTGGGTGGTCCAGGATTTCTCGCCGAGCCCGCCTTCCGGGCCTCCGGTCGTGTACGAGTCGCCGATCACCGCGATGCGGTTGAGCGCGAAGCTGAGCACGTCGATTTCCTTGTGCTCCATCGGCTTCGGATGCTGATAACCGGTGACCACGAGAATGGCGATCGCCACCGCGACGGTCAGTGCGCTCCTCACCGCGCCGGCGTACGACCGTGAGAACACGGGCGCGAGAAGCGTCGTCACCCGGCGCGGGCCGTCATCACCTCGGACCTTTCGCGCGGGCGCGACACGGTGTGCAACCTGCCTGTCGCATCCGGGATCGACGCGGTGGGGCCGTTCAGCATGCTGCGCATCCATTTCCGGGCGGGCTCCTCGACAAAGTGGTACAGCATGACCGCGCCGATCAGCGCGGTGCCAAGCAAGGCAACCATTATGAGCTTGCCCGTGAAGTCCGATGACAGCGTCAGCCCGAATTGCTGCACCATCCAATCCCAGGTGGTGTGCACCAACTCGTGAACCATGTAGAGGCAGAACGACACATGCCCGAGGTACACGACCGGCCCCAGCGAAAGAAGCCAGGGCAGCGATCCGGCGCCGATGGCCAGGGTGAACAGCAGCGGCACGAACAGCACGTCGACCAGGCCGGCACCGTCGACGATCTTGGGCAGTGGGTGTGCATCGAGTCGGTAGAGGATCGCGACGATCGCGGCGCCGAGCAGAAGTGCGGCGTACCCGGCGGCGCGCCGAGCCTGATCGCTTGGGTCGAGCTTGCGCACCGCCGCTGCGATCAGGGCGCCGGCGGTGAACTGCATGACGATCCGCGGCAGCCAACTCCACGGGGTATAGAACTGCCCCGACGCCAGCAGAAGCAGGATCGGCGGCATCACGGCAACGAAGGCCAGCGCGATCAGGCCCCTCGCCCTTGTCGACCGAGCGATGCGGAAGATCACCAGGATCAG includes:
- a CDS encoding polyketide cyclase/dehydrase and lipid transport is translated as MAKLELSRQLTLTPQEAWEHVSDLNSLGDWMVMHEGWRSELPDELTVGTTIVGVAGAKGLRNRVTWTIKQFDPPKLIEVTGKGVGGTRYGLTMTVAEVDAGSAFTLTMNLGGAPLFGPIGATAARAVKGDIERSIRKFEELYG
- the prrB_2 gene encoding signal transduction histidine kinase, whose protein sequence is MRLGGRLYQLLTRVMSLRIIVIVAALSVVALVITLGAWVWFGVTNDQYSQLDRRLDSVSSLGDISELLRTAQQADVNPPIPDGGLVRTARVDEITVSIPENIVLPRFDVGYADTTIDGVEYRVRTFTAGDALIAIGAPLAETQRRIDELHRRVLLICGGVIVGTVLVGWVMWSIMINPFRLLAQQARAINAQSKPEEVQVRGVQEAVEIAEAVEGMLARIGDEQQRTRAALESARDFAAVASHELRTPLTAMRTNLEVLSTLQMRDEQRQEVIADVMRTQSRIEATLTALERLAQGELTTVDDFVPVDITELLDRAAHDAMRNYPGLKVSLSSSTTVLMVGLPAGLRLVVDNAITNAIKHGDATEIQLGAVASGEGVQITVDDNGSGIPEEERAAVFERFSRGSTAARSGSGLGLALVAQQAELHGGTAAMEASPLGGARLVLRLPAPS
- a CDS encoding lysophospholipase L1-like esterase translates to MTTLLAPVFSRSYAGAVRSALTVAVAIAILVVTGYQHPKPMEHKEIDVLSFALNRIAVIGDSYTTGGPEGGLGEKSWTTQAWQILAEQGLSTTAVVGAEGGAGYGTRGNRGSLFEDLTAATVKPDDTLVVFFGSRNDQNVDPTQLSVLVYGTFLLARRIAPSALFLVIGPPWPTADVPAAVMRIRDTLKYQAELAGATFVDPIAARWFVDRPELIGPDGVHPTDAGHTYMAEKIAPLIGAQLPRRV
- a CDS encoding putative acyltransferase yields the protein MWLSGRTPNENATDFREESVVRTGEIKALSGLRIVAAVWVVLFHFRPLLEQSVPGFRSAFAPLLNCGAQGVDLFFMLSGFVLAWNYLDRMGPSFEWRATLRFLWLRLARVWPVYLVTMHLAALWIIFTLQVGRVPSPAAETLTATNYLRQALMVQLWFVPYFDGSSWDGPAWSISAEWLAYLLFGGLILVIFRIARSTRARGLIALAFVAVMPPILLLLASGQFYTPWSWLPRIVMQFTAGALIAAAVRKLDPSDQARRAAGYAALLLGAAIVAILYRLDAHPLPKIVDGAGLVDVLFVPLLFTLAIGAGSLPWLLSLGPVVYLGHVSFCLYMVHELVHTTWDWMVQQFGLTLSSDFTGKLIMVALLGTALIGAVMLYHFVEEPARKWMRSMLNGPTASIPDATGRLHTVSRPRERSEVMTARAG